The following are encoded in a window of SAR202 cluster bacterium genomic DNA:
- a CDS encoding ester cyclase, translating into MAIVWGAQQRKRVVSRDNNISRLHGLYQEVFNGRNIDAADEYVHADMYEHEVFPGFDPGREGFKSLVRAMHAAFPDLYVTVEDMIADRDKVVARVTFRGTHSGDFLGLSASGNRTSIPGIDIVRFSHGKIIEHWGLTDQLALARQAGAAAGEPSIAADTGTSTRRRVAPSGAKPARQTLTGVENL; encoded by the coding sequence ATGGCTATCGTGTGGGGAGCGCAGCAAAGAAAGCGGGTCGTTTCGAGGGATAACAACATTTCAAGGCTTCACGGCCTGTACCAGGAGGTATTCAACGGCCGGAACATTGACGCCGCTGATGAGTACGTCCACGCCGACATGTACGAGCACGAAGTGTTCCCGGGCTTCGACCCCGGCAGGGAAGGCTTCAAATCGCTGGTGCGGGCGATGCATGCTGCCTTCCCGGACCTGTACGTCACCGTGGAGGACATGATCGCCGACAGGGACAAGGTTGTGGCGAGAGTGACGTTCCGAGGAACGCACAGTGGGGATTTCCTGGGGCTCAGTGCCAGCGGAAACAGGACCTCGATTCCAGGCATCGATATCGTCCGCTTTTCCCACGGGAAGATCATCGAGCACTGGGGCCTCACCGACCAGCTTGCGCTCGCCCGGCAGGCCGGCGCTGCAGCGGGGGAGCCGTCCATAGCGGCAGACACCGGCACAAGCACCCGGCGCAGGGTGGCCCCATCCGGGGCAAAACCGGCCCGGCAGACGCTCACCGGCGTGGAGAACCTTTAG
- a CDS encoding HlyC/CorC family transporter, translated as MFEVGIIAVLILANGVFSMAEFAVVSARRTKLQHRADQGDQGALAALILGQSPTRFLSTVQIGITLIGILSGAFGGARIAEDISPALAGLPYVGAYNEEIAFAVVVAVIVFASLIIGELVPKQLALSHPETIASALSRPMMLVAKLFAPVAAVLSVTTHLALRILGIKQNPEPGITEEEIKSLISHGRRTGAVQDTEAYMLLRVFRAGGRHVGDIMTRRSKIVWIDRRMTVAEFLMFNSHQYFSHFPVCDGSVDNMVGMLSVKEFVKASGQGAIDPAGPIERYAHPAYFVPETKEVLELLHEMRQNGMSTGVVVDEFGGIAGMVTYKQLVGEIVGQSRQEGAEETVRPVSDTEFQIDGSMRIDELNEMLNLEIPDGEYETVAGFVMSELGSIPSKGDRLSYGALTFVVSQTRGPRIEKVTVKKPDSARAA; from the coding sequence ATGTTTGAAGTCGGTATCATCGCTGTACTGATCCTCGCCAATGGCGTATTCTCCATGGCGGAGTTCGCGGTAGTGTCCGCCCGCAGGACGAAGCTACAGCACCGCGCCGACCAGGGCGATCAAGGTGCGCTGGCTGCCCTGATACTTGGCCAGTCCCCCACACGCTTCCTCTCCACTGTACAGATTGGTATTACTCTAATCGGCATCCTCTCAGGCGCCTTCGGCGGAGCGCGAATCGCAGAAGACATTAGCCCCGCGCTCGCAGGCCTGCCGTACGTTGGCGCCTACAACGAAGAGATCGCCTTCGCCGTTGTTGTCGCGGTGATCGTCTTCGCCTCTCTAATTATCGGAGAGCTCGTGCCCAAGCAGCTCGCGCTAAGCCACCCGGAGACCATCGCATCCGCGCTCTCACGCCCCATGATGCTCGTCGCAAAGCTGTTCGCCCCGGTCGCCGCCGTGCTCAGCGTTACCACTCACCTGGCGCTGCGCATTCTGGGGATAAAGCAAAACCCTGAGCCGGGCATTACCGAGGAGGAGATCAAGTCGCTCATCTCCCACGGCCGCCGCACCGGCGCGGTACAGGACACCGAGGCATATATGCTCCTGAGGGTCTTCCGGGCCGGCGGCCGCCATGTGGGGGATATCATGACTCGCCGCTCAAAGATTGTGTGGATAGACCGCAGAATGACGGTAGCCGAATTCCTTATGTTCAACTCCCACCAGTACTTCAGCCACTTCCCCGTCTGCGACGGGAGCGTGGACAACATGGTCGGGATGTTGTCCGTCAAGGAGTTCGTCAAAGCAAGCGGCCAGGGCGCAATTGACCCTGCCGGCCCTATCGAAAGGTACGCTCACCCGGCCTATTTTGTCCCTGAGACCAAGGAGGTACTGGAGCTTCTCCACGAGATGCGCCAGAACGGCATGAGCACCGGGGTCGTCGTCGATGAGTTCGGCGGCATCGCCGGGATGGTTACGTACAAGCAGCTCGTGGGCGAGATCGTCGGACAGTCACGACAGGAAGGGGCGGAAGAGACTGTGCGCCCTGTCAGCGATACGGAGTTCCAGATCGACGGATCGATGCGCATCGACGAGCTGAATGAGATGCTGAATCTCGAAATTCCGGACGGGGAGTACGAGACGGTAGCCGGCTTTGTGATGAGTGAGCTTGGCAGTATCCCATCCAAAGGCGACCGCCTGAGCTACGGCGCCCTGACGTTCGTGGTCTCACAGACCCGCGGGCCCAGGATCGAGAAGGTCACGGTAAAGAAGCCGGACTCGGCCCGCGCCGCCTAG
- a CDS encoding branched-chain amino acid aminotransferase: MSRATELNDGRSTEGQKSAAPQAKKANLGFGRTFTSHMFVMEWTKDRGWHSQRIEPYGSLTLDPAAAVLHYGQALFEGLKAFKTRDGRIVMFRPDRHFKRMKEGAARLVMPEIDSDTVMKWLVELVTKDRNWVPSEPSTALYIRPTLVATEPFLGVRPSESYLFLIIMSPVEPLYGLTPRPLKLWAETKYVRAAPGGLGASKTAANYVASLAGSVAAKSKGFDQVIWLDAIERKYVEEVGTMNLFAVIDGELVTPPLGDTILPGVTRDSILTLAKEWGLRASQRRISLEEIVAADRSAKLQEIFGCGTAAVLSRVGQLAGDGFDIALPMRDGSYAQRFYDAITNVQYGLAPDTHGWLKEVRQG, encoded by the coding sequence ATGTCACGAGCAACGGAGCTTAACGACGGCAGGTCCACAGAAGGCCAAAAGAGCGCCGCTCCGCAGGCGAAGAAGGCCAACCTGGGCTTTGGCCGGACATTCACATCACACATGTTCGTCATGGAGTGGACCAAGGACCGGGGATGGCACAGCCAGCGGATAGAGCCGTATGGCTCGCTTACCCTGGACCCGGCGGCGGCGGTGCTGCACTACGGGCAGGCGCTGTTCGAGGGGCTGAAGGCGTTCAAGACACGAGACGGGCGCATCGTGATGTTCAGGCCGGACCGCCACTTCAAGCGCATGAAGGAGGGGGCAGCACGGCTTGTGATGCCCGAGATCGACTCCGACACGGTGATGAAGTGGCTCGTGGAGCTCGTTACGAAGGATAGGAACTGGGTCCCGTCCGAACCGAGTACGGCGCTTTACATTCGCCCCACGCTGGTGGCGACGGAGCCGTTCCTTGGGGTGAGGCCATCAGAGAGTTATCTGTTCTTGATCATTATGTCGCCAGTGGAGCCCCTATACGGTCTAACGCCCAGGCCGCTGAAGCTGTGGGCGGAGACGAAATACGTGAGGGCGGCCCCCGGCGGCCTGGGCGCATCGAAGACAGCCGCCAACTACGTCGCCAGCCTGGCAGGCTCGGTGGCCGCGAAGTCGAAAGGGTTCGACCAGGTGATCTGGCTGGACGCAATCGAGCGAAAGTACGTGGAAGAGGTCGGCACGATGAACCTCTTCGCCGTAATCGACGGCGAGCTGGTCACGCCGCCGCTCGGGGACACAATCCTGCCTGGGGTCACCAGAGACTCCATCCTCACCCTCGCGAAGGAGTGGGGCCTGAGGGCAAGTCAGCGCAGGATTTCGCTGGAGGAGATCGTTGCTGCCGACCGGTCCGCCAAGCTGCAGGAGATATTCGGCTGCGGCACGGCGGCTGTGTTGTCCAGGGTAGGGCAGCTCGCGGGAGATGGGTTCGATATCGCCCTGCCGATGCGCGACGGGTCATACGCCCAGCGCTTCTACGACGCCATCACTAACGTCCAATACGGCCTCGCGCCTGACACCCACGGGTGGCTGAAAGAGGTGCGCCAGGGGTGA
- a CDS encoding NADP oxidoreductase yields MPSKPKIAIIGDGKVGSALKRGLTRGGYDVRAVGREPKQVAEVAKWGDAVILAMPYAVREAVIAGVRDAVKGKTVVDATNGLDKGLTILTDPRRESGAEQVQQWVPEAKVVKAFNNVFAETMDSGKVNGEAIATFVAGNDDAARKQVVAMAMAIGFDAVEAGSLENARLIEMMGNLTITLAHRVGMGRNFGFKIVRGG; encoded by the coding sequence ATGCCATCCAAACCAAAGATAGCCATCATCGGTGACGGCAAAGTGGGCTCGGCACTGAAGCGCGGGTTGACCCGCGGCGGCTACGATGTGCGGGCGGTGGGACGCGAGCCGAAGCAGGTCGCGGAAGTCGCTAAATGGGGCGACGCCGTCATACTGGCGATGCCTTACGCCGTGCGTGAGGCCGTCATCGCTGGCGTAAGGGATGCCGTGAAGGGCAAGACGGTGGTGGACGCCACCAACGGCCTGGACAAGGGCCTCACGATCCTGACAGACCCGCGACGCGAGAGCGGGGCGGAGCAGGTTCAGCAGTGGGTGCCGGAGGCGAAGGTCGTCAAAGCGTTCAATAACGTCTTTGCCGAGACGATGGACTCCGGCAAGGTGAACGGGGAGGCCATCGCGACCTTCGTCGCCGGCAACGATGATGCCGCGCGCAAGCAGGTGGTGGCTATGGCGATGGCGATCGGCTTCGACGCGGTGGAAGCCGGCAGCCTCGAGAACGCCCGGTTGATTGAGATGATGGGCAACCTCACGATCACGCTCGCACACCGAGTCGGCATGGGCCGCAACTTCGGCTTCAAGATCGTCCGAGGCGGCTGA
- a CDS encoding magnesium transporter CorA family protein — translation MPDTRPVILTGAPKEKPVYAEANGLKWYHVKAVTVEELDFVGKLCQVNPFDLADCISQKQLPTVVVRGDYLFAIIHFPRFVPEKQTVVPQQVGVIIGTTFMVTVSQAEVKPVDRLFQRCLTESLVRRQVMDGGTGEVLYRVLDKMVDYLFPMLDKVLEAMESIEDDVFDERVSVARSVSILRRDITDLRRILFPMQRLVTDLRAKTKKYCRVDMDLHYEDLYDRVATVWTTLESAKERVDIYKDTDYVISTEKTNKILSMLTIIFTLSIPVTVVGALMGMNVLVPGGVETGPWMFLGDYTTFVLMILISLIPAGLMLLLFKWWRWI, via the coding sequence ATGCCCGACACAAGACCGGTAATCCTAACCGGCGCTCCAAAAGAAAAGCCCGTCTACGCGGAGGCCAACGGCCTCAAGTGGTACCACGTCAAGGCCGTCACCGTAGAAGAGCTGGACTTCGTTGGCAAGCTCTGCCAGGTCAACCCGTTCGACCTCGCGGACTGCATCTCGCAAAAGCAGCTCCCCACGGTCGTCGTTAGGGGCGACTACCTCTTCGCCATCATCCACTTCCCCCGGTTCGTCCCTGAGAAGCAGACGGTCGTACCCCAACAGGTCGGAGTCATAATCGGCACAACGTTCATGGTCACCGTCTCCCAGGCTGAGGTGAAGCCGGTCGACCGGCTCTTCCAGCGTTGCTTGACAGAGTCTCTTGTTCGCCGGCAGGTCATGGACGGCGGCACCGGGGAGGTGCTTTACCGCGTCCTGGACAAGATGGTGGACTACCTCTTTCCCATGTTGGACAAGGTGCTCGAGGCGATGGAGTCCATCGAGGACGACGTCTTCGACGAGCGAGTCTCGGTGGCGCGAAGCGTCAGCATCCTGCGGCGGGACATCACGGACCTGCGGCGGATACTGTTTCCCATGCAGCGCCTGGTCACAGACCTCCGCGCAAAGACGAAGAAGTACTGCAGGGTGGATATGGACCTGCACTACGAGGACCTTTACGACCGCGTCGCCACCGTCTGGACGACGCTGGAGAGCGCCAAGGAACGCGTCGACATCTACAAGGACACGGACTACGTGATCAGCACGGAGAAGACGAACAAGATCCTCTCAATGCTGACGATAATCTTCACGCTGTCCATCCCCGTGACCGTTGTGGGCGCGCTCATGGGCATGAACGTCCTCGTGCCAGGTGGGGTAGAGACCGGGCCCTGGATGTTCCTTGGCGATTACACCACGTTCGTCCTAATGATCCTCATCTCCCTCATCCCCGCCGGGCTTATGCTCCTCCTGTTCAAATGGTGGCGCTGGATATAG
- a CDS encoding dioxygenase, giving the protein MAGPMPALFVAHGAPFVTRDGAPVSLQARGGPNWIAGLFKDLNELALSIPKPRAVLILSAHWEERPVTIGATTTVPLTYDFYGFPEQFYHFEYPAPGAPELAERVRELLGPTQQVAENPERGLDHGAYAPLAAMYPDADVPVLQVSLPTMDPETLFKLGQTLAPLRNEGVLIVGSGFITHNLRTVDLRADAPVPSWAADFDSWSAEVMAAHDIDRLVTYKEIAPGVRFALPTHEHFVPSIVAAGAGTEGPSDVKFPLTGFIMGSFTRRSVRYG; this is encoded by the coding sequence ATGGCCGGCCCCATGCCGGCCCTGTTCGTCGCTCACGGCGCGCCGTTCGTGACTCGGGACGGTGCGCCTGTTTCCCTGCAGGCCAGAGGCGGCCCCAACTGGATCGCCGGGCTCTTCAAGGACCTGAACGAGCTCGCGCTGTCCATTCCCAAGCCGCGAGCGGTGCTGATTCTCTCCGCGCACTGGGAGGAACGCCCGGTGACCATCGGCGCGACAACGACGGTGCCGCTGACGTACGACTTCTACGGCTTCCCGGAGCAGTTCTACCACTTCGAGTACCCGGCACCCGGCGCGCCGGAGCTGGCGGAGCGCGTCCGCGAGCTGCTTGGACCCACGCAACAGGTTGCGGAAAACCCGGAGCGCGGCCTTGACCACGGCGCGTACGCTCCGCTGGCGGCGATGTACCCGGACGCGGACGTGCCGGTCCTCCAGGTCTCGCTGCCCACAATGGACCCTGAGACGCTCTTCAAGCTGGGGCAAACGCTCGCGCCGCTCCGCAACGAGGGTGTGCTGATCGTCGGCAGCGGCTTCATCACGCACAACCTGCGCACGGTAGACCTGCGCGCGGACGCGCCGGTGCCGTCCTGGGCCGCGGATTTCGACTCGTGGAGCGCCGAGGTGATGGCCGCGCATGACATCGACCGGCTCGTTACCTACAAGGAGATAGCGCCGGGGGTGCGCTTCGCGCTGCCGACGCATGAGCACTTCGTGCCGTCTATCGTCGCCGCTGGCGCCGGCACAGAGGGGCCGAGCGACGTCAAATTCCCGCTGACGGGCTTTATCATGGGCTCCTTCACCCGCCGGTCCGTGAGGTACGGGTAA
- a CDS encoding efflux RND transporter permease subunit, translating into MLTRLALRARVLTLVLTAAVIAGGAFSLSKLQLELLPDFDFPLVTVAVFYPEADAQTVLNDVTIPIERALDDVGEAGRVTTISAPSLSQIIIESDFGVDMEALQAEIERKVNAISFPQGVQPARVARINPDEFPIIQLSVLGERDLADLEGIINDRILPAIQSVEGVYSAEAPLGAGSGLSITRTNGLPSIPISVLKHPDANTVDVANRVTERLEIISPTLPQDIQLVEVLNQAPDVEHAINDLTRDVVIGSVLTVIIIFSFLLSVRPTIVTAVSIPVSIFAAFIAMAWQGMSLNILTLGGLAIAVGRVVDDSIVVMENVYRHIQMGEDRRTAALNATREVAMPITASTLTTIAVFAPLALIGGFISIIFVPFALTITYALVASLVVALTITPVLGTLLITKTEKQHGGRMERTYTGILSWALQHKALTLSIAGALFIGSLALTALVPMSFLPSSGNVVLNVNVTVPGAQDSGQVMAQLSEVEGVLGALKARGDVEVYQSTYGASTQFGAGGTRSDSASVQVTLVEGADADAIADELETILPGPSRSITVTKTDADGFGGNLLELTLLGEDYARMSAAADTLTAEIAKLEGTENVAHDGIAPAPGFEGMTPVKRVDGRRAITISGTITAKNPQALQAEVKKTTDAAGLPPGVELATGGVFEDMNEAFAQMGIAMLAGIVLVYVIMVVTQRSFVSPFVIIVSLPLASIGAIGGLFVTQRALGLPALMGILMLIGLVVTNAIVLIAFVEDLRKRGLTLRDALVQGGRTRLRPILMTALTTVFVLLPLSLGLTGGGSGIIGAELATVVVGGLITSTFLTLVVVPVIYSLLRRKGPKVPDGVGTGEAEGMPVTSPAAH; encoded by the coding sequence ATGCTTACACGTCTTGCGCTCCGCGCGAGAGTCCTCACACTCGTTCTCACAGCCGCAGTCATCGCCGGAGGGGCATTCAGTCTAAGCAAGTTACAGCTTGAGCTCCTTCCCGACTTCGACTTCCCTCTTGTAACTGTCGCCGTCTTCTATCCGGAGGCGGACGCGCAAACCGTGCTTAACGACGTCACCATCCCAATCGAACGGGCGCTGGATGACGTTGGGGAGGCCGGGAGGGTAACCACCATTTCGGCGCCCTCGCTGTCACAGATCATTATTGAGTCTGACTTCGGCGTGGATATGGAGGCGCTACAAGCGGAGATCGAGAGGAAGGTCAACGCGATCAGCTTTCCCCAGGGCGTGCAGCCTGCACGCGTCGCGCGTATCAACCCCGACGAATTCCCTATCATCCAGCTTAGCGTGCTGGGCGAGAGAGACCTTGCGGACCTGGAAGGGATCATAAACGATCGCATTCTCCCCGCAATACAGAGCGTGGAGGGCGTGTACAGCGCGGAGGCACCGCTGGGCGCCGGCAGCGGCCTCTCCATTACCCGCACCAACGGACTTCCCAGCATCCCGATCAGCGTGCTCAAGCACCCTGATGCGAACACCGTGGACGTTGCCAACCGCGTCACGGAGCGGCTGGAGATCATCTCGCCAACCCTGCCGCAGGACATCCAGCTTGTCGAGGTCTTGAACCAGGCGCCGGACGTCGAGCACGCGATAAACGACCTCACGCGCGACGTCGTCATCGGCTCAGTCCTTACGGTGATTATCATCTTTTCGTTCCTGCTGAGTGTGCGGCCGACGATCGTGACCGCCGTCTCAATACCAGTCAGCATCTTCGCAGCGTTCATCGCGATGGCGTGGCAAGGCATGAGTCTGAACATTCTCACGCTGGGCGGACTGGCGATCGCCGTCGGCAGGGTGGTGGACGACAGCATAGTGGTCATGGAGAACGTGTACCGCCATATCCAGATGGGAGAGGACAGGCGCACGGCCGCACTCAACGCGACGCGCGAAGTTGCGATGCCGATCACGGCGTCCACCTTGACAACCATAGCCGTGTTCGCGCCGCTTGCACTCATCGGCGGATTCATCAGCATTATATTCGTCCCCTTCGCGCTCACCATCACCTATGCGCTGGTCGCTTCGCTCGTGGTGGCGCTCACCATCACGCCGGTGCTCGGAACGCTGCTTATCACAAAGACGGAGAAGCAGCATGGCGGGCGAATGGAGCGTACCTACACGGGGATACTCAGCTGGGCGCTGCAACACAAGGCGCTGACGCTGTCGATAGCCGGCGCGCTGTTTATTGGCAGTTTGGCGCTCACTGCCTTGGTGCCCATGAGCTTCTTGCCAAGCTCAGGCAACGTCGTTCTCAATGTCAACGTGACCGTACCCGGGGCACAGGACTCCGGCCAGGTCATGGCCCAGCTCAGTGAGGTTGAGGGCGTGCTCGGCGCGCTGAAGGCGCGTGGAGACGTGGAAGTCTACCAGTCTACTTACGGGGCTTCCACACAGTTCGGCGCAGGCGGGACCCGCTCCGACTCCGCATCCGTGCAGGTCACCCTTGTCGAAGGCGCGGACGCCGATGCCATCGCGGACGAGCTTGAAACAATACTGCCGGGACCATCCCGCAGCATCACCGTGACGAAAACGGATGCGGACGGCTTCGGCGGGAACTTGCTGGAGCTGACACTGCTGGGCGAAGACTACGCCCGGATGAGCGCGGCAGCCGACACCCTGACGGCCGAGATCGCGAAGCTGGAGGGGACGGAGAACGTGGCGCACGACGGAATCGCGCCCGCGCCGGGCTTCGAGGGGATGACGCCGGTCAAGCGCGTGGACGGTCGAAGGGCGATAACAATCTCGGGGACGATCACCGCAAAGAACCCCCAGGCCCTGCAGGCCGAGGTAAAGAAGACGACGGACGCCGCGGGGCTGCCGCCGGGCGTGGAGCTGGCGACCGGCGGCGTGTTCGAGGATATGAACGAGGCGTTCGCCCAGATGGGCATCGCCATGCTGGCGGGCATCGTCCTCGTGTACGTGATCATGGTTGTCACGCAGCGGTCGTTCGTATCGCCTTTCGTGATCATCGTGAGCCTGCCGCTGGCGTCCATAGGCGCGATCGGCGGCCTGTTCGTCACCCAGCGGGCGCTCGGCCTGCCGGCATTGATGGGTATCCTGATGCTGATAGGCCTGGTGGTGACGAACGCCATTGTGCTGATTGCGTTCGTAGAGGACCTTCGCAAGCGCGGGCTGACACTGCGGGATGCCCTGGTACAGGGCGGGCGCACGCGCCTCCGCCCGATACTGATGACGGCGCTGACGACGGTCTTTGTTTTGCTGCCGTTATCCCTGGGCCTGACCGGCGGCGGCTCCGGCATTATCGGCGCGGAGCTCGCCACGGTGGTCGTGGGCGGCTTGATAACGTCCACATTCCTCACGCTCGTCGTCGTGCCGGTGATTTACAGCCTCCTGCGCCGCAAGGGGCCGAAGGTCCCTGACGGCGTCGGGACAGGCGAAGCGGAGGGAATGCCTGTCACTTCGCCGGCTGCGCACTGA
- a CDS encoding MarR family transcriptional regulator, with amino-acid sequence MADDRRRLIDEIHALREGMMRASSRRHIGAWIEQDLTFGQLKVLFLLFHEQPATMSAIAQALGVTLPAATNLIDKLFKAGMVERRVDSADRRLVLCELTDQGLQLARRLRESWLIDSEGIFGRLGNSELQTVAEAMRILHWSMSERKAEPNPAVPGRDA; translated from the coding sequence ATGGCTGACGATAGAAGAAGGCTTATAGACGAGATCCATGCCCTCCGGGAAGGGATGATGCGGGCATCGTCCAGGCGGCACATCGGCGCGTGGATTGAGCAGGACCTGACTTTCGGCCAGCTCAAAGTGCTGTTCCTTTTGTTCCACGAGCAGCCGGCGACCATGAGCGCCATTGCCCAGGCGCTGGGTGTGACGCTGCCCGCCGCGACGAACCTGATTGACAAGCTCTTCAAGGCAGGCATGGTGGAGCGCCGTGTGGACTCTGCCGACCGCCGCCTTGTGCTGTGCGAGCTCACGGACCAGGGCCTGCAGCTTGCCCGCAGGCTTCGCGAGTCCTGGCTGATCGACTCCGAGGGGATATTCGGACGCCTGGGAAATTCCGAGCTTCAGACCGTCGCCGAGGCAATGCGTATACTCCACTGGTCGATGAGCGAGCGAAAAGCTGAGCCCAATCCGGCCGTGCCGGGGCGAGACGCATAG
- the menC gene encoding o-succinylbenzoate synthase, whose amino-acid sequence MMRIEQLDLYLVEMPLISPWRTAYGEDASSFSILVRAIGEGREGWSESAPLGAPTYLPESAGAAFYHASEIFASHVVGRDYATARDLNSRLAVFKGNGFAKAAVEMSWWTLECALRGVPLHTLLGGPLREVPVGAAFGIEDSIDALLRKIGDARAAGHPCVKLKVAHGWDLEIVRAATSTFPGMQFHIDCNAGYTLDDLPFFKAIDGLGLAFIEQPLHYADVIDHAELARQIRTPVCLDESIVSVKSAEQAIKVGACSVINIKPARVGGLASAVAIHDMARNAGIACWVGAMFEGGIGTAIGVELATLPGFTHAADLTPPSVFLAADVADRPVELTPRMTFLPTRGALPAPDPAALARLTRASKTVRPP is encoded by the coding sequence ATGATGCGCATCGAGCAGTTGGACCTGTACCTCGTTGAAATGCCTCTCATTTCTCCCTGGCGCACGGCGTACGGCGAGGATGCTTCTTCGTTTTCCATCCTGGTGAGGGCGATTGGCGAGGGACGGGAAGGGTGGTCGGAGTCCGCCCCTCTGGGCGCGCCAACCTACCTCCCGGAGAGCGCCGGAGCAGCCTTCTACCACGCGTCCGAGATATTCGCCTCACATGTCGTCGGTCGGGATTACGCGACGGCCAGGGACCTCAACTCAAGGCTCGCCGTCTTCAAGGGAAACGGCTTCGCGAAGGCGGCCGTCGAAATGTCGTGGTGGACGCTCGAATGCGCGCTGAGGGGCGTCCCGTTGCATACGCTCCTGGGCGGACCGCTGCGAGAAGTGCCGGTTGGCGCGGCGTTCGGGATCGAGGACTCCATCGACGCGCTGCTTCGGAAGATCGGAGATGCCCGGGCGGCGGGCCACCCGTGTGTGAAGCTGAAGGTAGCGCACGGCTGGGACCTGGAGATTGTACGCGCGGCCACATCCACGTTCCCAGGGATGCAGTTCCACATAGACTGCAACGCGGGGTACACGCTGGACGACCTGCCGTTCTTCAAGGCCATCGACGGCCTTGGGCTGGCGTTCATTGAGCAGCCGCTCCATTACGCCGATGTCATCGACCACGCCGAGCTGGCGCGGCAGATACGGACGCCGGTGTGCCTGGACGAGTCGATAGTGAGCGTGAAGTCCGCCGAACAGGCGATCAAGGTTGGGGCGTGCAGCGTCATCAACATCAAGCCCGCCCGCGTCGGCGGCCTCGCGAGCGCGGTCGCGATCCACGACATGGCGCGCAACGCCGGCATCGCCTGCTGGGTCGGCGCGATGTTCGAGGGCGGGATCGGCACTGCCATCGGCGTGGAGCTCGCCACGCTGCCCGGCTTCACCCACGCGGCGGACCTCACCCCGCCGAGCGTCTTCCTGGCCGCGGACGTGGCGGACCGGCCCGTAGAGCTCACCCCGCGCATGACCTTCCTGCCCACTCGGGGCGCTCTGCCCGCGCCGGACCCCGCCGCGCTGGCCCGCCTTACCCGCGCAAGCAAGACTGTGCGACCTCCCTAG
- a CDS encoding exo-alpha-sialidase, which produces MSMRPSRKDARRRVEAWSADGGLTWSKAAEVEPLPDPVCQASVLRYTTAAGHGKSRVLFANPASVERNTMTVRLSYDECRSWPVSRVLHAGPSSYSDLAIAPDGTIACLYERGNYHRREAIRLAQFNLEWLTGGEDSL; this is translated from the coding sequence ATGTCGATGCGCCCCTCACGGAAGGACGCCAGGCGACGTGTGGAGGCCTGGAGCGCGGACGGCGGGTTGACGTGGTCAAAGGCAGCGGAAGTGGAGCCGCTCCCGGACCCGGTGTGCCAGGCCAGCGTATTGCGCTACACAACTGCGGCCGGGCACGGCAAGAGCCGAGTGCTGTTCGCCAACCCAGCGTCCGTTGAGCGAAACACTATGACCGTCCGCCTGAGTTACGACGAATGCCGCTCCTGGCCCGTCTCGCGGGTGCTGCACGCCGGCCCTTCCTCTTACTCCGACCTCGCGATAGCCCCGGACGGCACAATAGCGTGCCTGTACGAGCGCGGCAACTACCACCGCCGCGAGGCGATCCGTCTCGCGCAGTTCAATCTGGAGTGGCTGACCGGGGGCGAGGACTCGCTCTAG
- a CDS encoding exo-alpha-sialidase, with protein MSNRPWFRETEIFAQGLDGYHTYRIPALVTTPRGTMLAFCEGRKYDHSDWGEIHIVLRRSMDGGASWGAMSVVHSDGEHTIGNPCPIVDRDTGRVWLVYCWDNDRVFVMHSDDDGVSWAAPREITGDVKPAGWTWYGTGPGHGIQARSGRLIVPSDHRQGTRQGWPLFRSHVVYTDDHGATWKAGADIAPWTDECMAVESEDGRT; from the coding sequence ATGAGTAACCGGCCGTGGTTCCGTGAGACGGAGATATTCGCCCAGGGCCTGGATGGGTACCACACCTACAGGATCCCGGCGCTGGTGACGACGCCGCGCGGGACGATGCTTGCCTTCTGCGAGGGAAGGAAGTACGACCACTCGGACTGGGGCGAGATCCACATCGTCCTCCGGCGAAGCATGGACGGAGGGGCGTCCTGGGGAGCGATGAGCGTCGTCCACTCGGACGGAGAGCACACCATCGGCAACCCCTGCCCGATTGTGGACCGGGACACCGGCCGGGTCTGGCTGGTGTACTGCTGGGACAACGACAGGGTTTTCGTTATGCACTCCGACGATGACGGCGTTTCCTGGGCCGCGCCGCGCGAGATAACCGGCGATGTCAAGCCAGCGGGCTGGACGTGGTACGGCACAGGACCGGGACACGGCATCCAGGCCCGGTCCGGGCGGCTGATCGTCCCCAGCGACCACCGCCAGGGGACTCGCCAGGGCTGGCCGTTATTCCGCAGCCACGTCGTGTACACCGACGACCACGGGGCGACGTGGAAGGCGGGCGCAGACATAGCGCCGTGGACGGACGAGTGCATGGCTGTGGAGAGCGAGGATGGCCGAACCTAA